ATGTCTTCAACTTTGGTACAGGAAAAATGTAAATTACTGATAATTAAAACAATAACGATAAACAAGCTGATATTTTTCATGACAAATGTGTTTAAAATTTAAAATTAATACTCAGAGCCGGAATGACAGGGAAGAGGCTGACCCGGTACAAAACACGGTGGCCATAATTATCATATCCGAAATAATAAAAGAACGGATTTCTGCGGCTGTAACAGTTATAGACGCTGAGATTCAGTGTGGCGTCAGCACTGCCCACATGAAAATTCCAGTTGGCACTGAAATCAAGCCGGTGATAGGCTGCCATTCTGAAATCATTTTTCTTTTCAAAATATTCAATTTCGCTGTAGTAGCCGGGATAGTAGTAATCAGTTTGTGCCATGGCACGCATGACAGGAAGGGTCAGGGCATTTCCGGTGCCATAGACCCAGGTAACTCCTATGTCAAACTGTTTGTTGAACTTATGTGCTACGACCACTGAAATATCGTGCCTTCTGTCGTATTTGTAAGGATAAGGCTCTCCAAAATTGATGTTGTCGAACTGACGCATTGTCCAGCTCAGGGTATAGCCAATCCATCCTGTTGTTTTCCCTGATTTTTTTTCTGCAAATACTTCCATGCCGTACGACCAGCCTTTCCCCATTTCCACTTTATCCTGCCAGTCGGCTGAGGTGTTGAGCCAGGTAGCTCCGTCACGGTATTCGATCAGGTTGTTCATGGTTTTGTAATATCCTTCTACGCTGAATGAGTATTTCTCTCTCAGGGTGGAAGCAACTCCGGCTGCAAATTGCTGTGAATTTTGAGGAAGAATTTTCCCTGTTGCCGGAACCCATAAATCGGTTGGAAGTCCGATGGTTGTATTGGTCAATAAATGAATGTATTGCTGCATATGAACATAAGAAGCCTTGAACGACCAATTATCGGCAAAAAGATATCTGACCGAAAGACGGGGCTGCGGACGGTGATAAAGCTTGTTGTTGACATAAAATGCAGAGTAATGAAGACCGAGATTAGCTTTCAGGTTGGCTGTCAGCTTTACATCATCTTCAATATAAATGGCTGATTCGTGGGCATAGACATTTTTTGCCCCTATTGTACTGTCAATGTTTACTACATTGGTGATGTTAATCTTAAAGGCTGATACGCCCGGATGAAAACTATGATAAATATGGCTGATGCCAAATTTGATATAATGATTGGGAGAGGGGAGATAGTCGAAATCAATTTTGCCGGCAATATCGTTTATCCCTGAAAAATAACGGATAATATATGACTCTTCTTCCACTTTACTGCCGACTTGCGAAAAATACTGCTCTTCATTCCCCACTTTAAACTGATAACGGCTGTAGGTGAGGGTGGTGTTACTGAAGAGTTTGTGGTTGAACTGATGGTTCCACCTCAAAGCAGTGGTGATATTTCCCCAGCCGAGATTGGCCTTGAACTGCTCGGTGTAAAGCACTCCGTCAAACAGATAGCTTCTTGGTTTTGAGTTGAGATAGAATTTGTCATCCCCCTGATAAACAGATAAGTAAAGATGGTCTTTATCAGTCAACCGGTGGTTGATTTTTGCATTGAAGTCGTAAAAATAATAGCCGGCAGTGATTCGCTGGTCTCCGCTGGTAGCCAGCCGGATAATGGGTTGGGCAATAATATCAAGGTATGTTCTTCTGGCACTGATAATGAAGGAGGTACGATCTTTAACAATAGGACCTTCCACTGTGATTTTTGAGGCTATCAGTCCTAAAGAGCCCTGAACATGGTATTTCCGCTGGTCGCCTTCTTTCATGGATATGTCGATGACGGATGATAATCTTCCTCCATAACGGGCAGGAAAGCCTCCCTTGATCAGTTCGACATTTTTAATGGCATCGGCATTGAAAACTGAGAAAAAGCCGAACAGGTGAGAGGCGTTATAGACGGGTGTACCATCAAGAAGAATCAGGTTCTGGTCGGGGCCACCTCCACGGACATATAATCCGCTCGAACCTTCCATACCTGATTGTATCCCTGGCAGTAACTGCAGGGCTTTCAACACATCAACCTCACCGAACATGGCAGGAATTGACTTGATTTGTGCTACCGGAATTTTTACAATGCTCATCTGAGAGGATTCTTCTATTCTGTCGGTTTGCTCTCCTACAATTTCAACCTCACTGAGTTCTATGCCGGGCTTCATGCCTATATTCAACGTCAGATTCGATTTGAGTGTAATACTTCTTAATTCAGTTGAATAACCCAGATAACTGAACACGAGCGTATAGGTGTCAGCAGGCAATGTCAGACTGTAAAATCCATAAGCATTCGAGGTAGTTCCCTGAAGCTTGTATTTCTCGAAAATATTGGCTCCGATAAGCTTTTCCCCGCTTTCATTATCCGTAATGTAGCCACTGATCGTATATTTCTGTGATAAAAGGGGCTGACAGAGTAATGTTGATAATAAAAGAATGAAAATGAATTCTTTAGAGAGAATTTTCCTCGAAATGATTCCTGATTTATACTTCATGTACTGATTGTTTAACTCAATTGCAAAAGACTACAAACAATGGTATTTGGTTGCTGATTAACGGAAATTTTTATTGCATGGTATATTTCATGATACGGCAAAGATACTGTTATGGCTGCTTTTCAATGATGTTAATTTTGTTTTCACTTAAAAAAGCTTTTATTTTACCGGCATTTTCTTCAGCTGCCCTGATGGTAAAAGAGCAGGTATCACTGAAATCTGCTGAAGTAAATTCTGCACCGAACTGACGGAGTTTTTCCTGAAGGATAGCATATTTTTCAAATCCGGTTTGAAAAGTAAAAAATACAAAGTGTTTGCATTCAATTATTTTCGCATTTACAAGTGCGTTTTCAACTGCCTGTCCGTATGCCCTGATGAGTCCACCTTTTCCCAGTAATATGCCCCCAAAGTAGCGAACCACAGCGGCTACTACCTGTGTCAGCTGATATTTGCTGAGCTGATTTAAAATTGGCTGACCGGCAGTGTGAACAGGCTCACCATCATCATTTATCCGGATAACAGGGTTTTGAAAACCGGTTTTATAGGCATAGCAGACATGCCTGGCTTTATGATGGAGTTTCCGGAGTTGGGTGATGTATTCTTCTGCTTCCTGTTCATTTTCAATGTGTTTGACGTAAGCGAGGAAACGGCTCCCTTTTTCTTTGTATTCTCCTGTTACTTCATTATGAATGGTATGATATGCCAACTTATTGTGTTAATCGATCTTTAATTCTTTCAATAATTCATTGAAAATGATCAGCTTATCCTCACCAAGTTTAGCCATTTTTTTTCTGACAACTTCCAGAGGTAATTCTTTTTCAAGATTGTCCCTGCTTTTTGAGAAAAATTTATCGGCAATACAGACTATTTTTTCCACCAGTGTCTGAGGCCCTATATCTTTAAGCGGAAGCGGCAACTTTTTTTCAGCTATTTCAGTAGCAGTGATGCCAACACCTACGTGGTTTTCACAGATAGGTGCAATATCAGTAAATCCTTCTTTTTCAAGTATTTCCCTTCCAAGGTAAGCATGGCTGAGGTAGGGATGTTTTCCAAAACAGCCAATATCAGGGGCAAAGGTATGCACAATCCCTATATCATGAAACATACAGCTCAGGTAGAGCTT
This genomic interval from Sphingobacteriales bacterium contains the following:
- a CDS encoding YigZ family protein produces the protein MAYHTIHNEVTGEYKEKGSRFLAYVKHIENEQEAEEYITQLRKLHHKARHVCYAYKTGFQNPVIRINDDGEPVHTAGQPILNQLSKYQLTQVVAAVVRYFGGILLGKGGLIRAYGQAVENALVNAKIIECKHFVFFTFQTGFEKYAILQEKLRQFGAEFTSADFSDTCSFTIRAAEENAGKIKAFLSENKINIIEKQP
- a CDS encoding TonB-dependent receptor codes for the protein MKYKSGIISRKILSKEFIFILLLSTLLCQPLLSQKYTISGYITDNESGEKLIGANIFEKYKLQGTTSNAYGFYSLTLPADTYTLVFSYLGYSTELRSITLKSNLTLNIGMKPGIELSEVEIVGEQTDRIEESSQMSIVKIPVAQIKSIPAMFGEVDVLKALQLLPGIQSGMEGSSGLYVRGGGPDQNLILLDGTPVYNASHLFGFFSVFNADAIKNVELIKGGFPARYGGRLSSVIDISMKEGDQRKYHVQGSLGLIASKITVEGPIVKDRTSFIISARRTYLDIIAQPIIRLATSGDQRITAGYYFYDFNAKINHRLTDKDHLYLSVYQGDDKFYLNSKPRSYLFDGVLYTEQFKANLGWGNITTALRWNHQFNHKLFSNTTLTYSRYQFKVGNEEQYFSQVGSKVEEESYIIRYFSGINDIAGKIDFDYLPSPNHYIKFGISHIYHSFHPGVSAFKINITNVVNIDSTIGAKNVYAHESAIYIEDDVKLTANLKANLGLHYSAFYVNNKLYHRPQPRLSVRYLFADNWSFKASYVHMQQYIHLLTNTTIGLPTDLWVPATGKILPQNSQQFAAGVASTLREKYSFSVEGYYKTMNNLIEYRDGATWLNTSADWQDKVEMGKGWSYGMEVFAEKKSGKTTGWIGYTLSWTMRQFDNINFGEPYPYKYDRRHDISVVVAHKFNKQFDIGVTWVYGTGNALTLPVMRAMAQTDYYYPGYYSEIEYFEKKNDFRMAAYHRLDFSANWNFHVGSADATLNLSVYNCYSRRNPFFYYFGYDNYGHRVLYRVSLFPVIPALSINFKF
- a CDS encoding HD domain-containing protein, translated to MWMSGDKADISPETEKIAEKLILKYFPEGTIANEMYFKHVRAVCRKAFKIAEKLNLSGIDKEKLYLSCMFHDIGIVHTFAPDIGCFGKHPYLSHAYLGREILEKEGFTDIAPICENHVGVGITATEIAEKKLPLPLKDIGPQTLVEKIVCIADKFFSKSRDNLEKELPLEVVRKKMAKLGEDKLIIFNELLKELKID